In one window of Cryptococcus neoformans var. neoformans JEC21 chromosome 7 sequence DNA:
- a CDS encoding DNA supercoiling, putative produces the protein MAQYDSIQLGSVTLPVPADSTLPLSSWTPLTSAIVDSFTSSLPSSRLTIGLISKALNDPGLGFQAEICNKGISSKIRCRVTPSDAQGSIWKRLPWKGRDTVVKGLLKTLERVWDYDDKSEGVLMSLTAEDNQSMQDIYASVPSPEDPLFGEATNPLDQELHDSLSNYENPHGILTRLYLYQIRSVSKMLQMETNPHKLVDPLFTPFREAGNNRIYYINLSTWDIQRHPGWFDLPRGGILCEQMGTGKTLMCLALITATQHQPTLPPNNSIEISPVFTTVAERSYPFPSHRDLRALTAFPYSQTALAFPSLVELCCNILSIHNPSAKRTSYLPPQIRSLFDRKTFYCMLPSDEDCLRTVRKRRVPNKVKKLYLAKGTLVVVPHILVAQWKLEIEKHTEEGALRLLEVGSDELPSVDELLDYDIILIDVARFAYEETSFREQHNFAPSVLLQARWKRMILDEGHVAYSKVSNAMRMAMQLSVERRWIVSGTPTRNLQQGGQMELQEMDLIGIHGSYDNAIGTASRRAWSKRDIEDATRLGVMMGGYLAAEPFKSEGRFQQYVTTHLRGKNGPSFGAVQRMKYLLSGILVKHGPKVIDTEARLPPLTILQEVIQFDPLQRVTYNVLAALIASNVYTSGGEDVDYFLHPRNIESFNQVVTNLHLACFWYSARDMEAENCLARTHDWLRNHPHCSEQVRENLQEACQHLQTALETPGWMEWMENGISIPCDGPYLPPLIKQAWSDSFDTQPDMIDVHSLNSLRALNVMGANIQELHMAGWQHRSHKCDWFWEVLTKGVPKHVLETDFGRKAVKAVAKLKNKKHREGKGRTTSAAHAPKAVPRSPSKLTKKRTGREGEIDDRLDEAGMNAISIGRQVPKSIDEGPRPLPLTIVTKTRSAKVNFILHAILDAPKNDKFVIFGNNYELGHLTEALDLLDIASTFVGHTLHVQNRRLALDYFETPGVRVCLMDLKLAARGLNLVSANRVIFLGPVWSLDVQAQAIKRVHRIGQTRPTLVQILVTEGTFEEDIARRSTTSRSADEEQLYSRAMIENPRFVYAEKKQTSAFTVRFIPKGQTLNPSENPRETTQTGAANLNWQKVGDNANATAISTSPTTVFGSYGASDQSTLDFPRSVLKKREGGGLEGTVARKKARVTFA, from the exons ATGGCCCAGTATGATTCTATACAGCTTGGATCAGTAACACTACCTGTACCTGCAGACTCGACTCTGCCATTATCGTCGTGGACCCCTCTGACCTCTGCTATCGTCGACAGTTTCACATCGTCGCTGCCTTCGTCCAGATTGACCATTGGGCTTATCTCGAAAGCTCTAAATGACCCAGGTCTTGGGTTCCAAGCAGAGATATGTAACAAAGGAATTTCTTCGAAGATTAGATGTCGAGTGACACCTAGTGACGCCCAAGGTAGCATATGGAAGAGGCTTCCGTGGAAAGGGCGAGACACGGTAGTCAAGGGACTATTGAAAACGTTAGAAAGAGTATGGGACTATGATGATAAGTCGGAAGGGGTTTTAATGTCATTAACC GCTGAAGACAACCAAAGTATGCAGGATATTTATGCCTCAGTGCCATCCCCAGAAGATCCCTTATTTGGAGAGGCAACGAACCCCCTGGATCAAGAACTTCATGACAGCTTGTCCAACTACGAGAATCCTCACGGTATCTTAACAAGGCTCTACCTGTATCAGATC CGTTCTGTTTCTAAGATGCTGCAAATGGAAACCAATCCCCACAAGCTCGTCGACCCACTTTTCACCCCTTTTAGAGAGGCAGGTAATAATCGCATCTACTATATAAACTTGTCCACTTGGGACATTCAACGGCATCCTGGATGGTTTGATCTACCTCGAGGAGGCATATT GTGCGAGCAGATGGGCACCGGCAAAACTTTGATGTGCCTTGCTCTTATCACAGCTACTCAACATCAGCCGACACTCCCGCCAAACAACAGCATCGAGATCTCTCCCGTTTTCACTACTGTTGCGGAACGTTCAtatccatttccttcacaTCGCGATCTGCGTGCACTGACTGCATTCCCCTATTCGCAAACAGCATTGGCGTTTCCTTCACTTGTCGAGTTATGCTGCAACATTCTGTCTATTCATAATCCTTCCGCCAAGCGGACTTCTTATCTGCCACCTCAGATCAGGTCCCTTTTCGATAGGAAGACTTTTTATTGTATGTTGCCTTCGGATGAAGATTGCTTAAGGACCGTCAGGAAAAGGCGCGTTCCGAACAAAGTAAAAAAGCTTTACTTGGCCAAAGGCACATTAGTAGTCGTGCCTCATATATTAGTCGCGCAGTGGAAGCTGGAAATTGAAAAACACACCGAAGAAGGAGCCCTGAGACTTCTTGAAGTGGGATCGGACGAGCTACCTAGTGTCGATGAACTGCTAGATTATGAT ATTATATTGATTGATGTAGCCC GATTCGCGTATGAAGAGACATCGTTCAGAGAACAACACAATTTCGCGCCCTCAGTCCTCCTTCAAGCGAGATGGAAACGAATGATTCTCG ATGAAGGACATGTGGCTTACAGCAAAGTCTCCAATGCAATGAGGATGGCAATGCAGCTTAGTGTTGAAAGACGATGGATTGTGAGCGGGA CACCAACTCGGAATCTCCAACAAGGAGGACAGATGGAATTGCAGGAAATGGACCTTATTGGCATTCATGGTTCTTACGACAATGCAATCGGAACAGCATCAAGACGAGCTTGGTCGAAGCGCGATATTGAAGACGCCACCCGCTTGGGAGTCATGATGGGAGGTTATCTAGCCGCTGAACCGTTCAAGTCAGAGGGCAGATTCCAGCAATATGTCACCACACATCTTcgagggaagaatgggcCATCATTTGGCGCGgtgcagaggatgaagtaCCTGCTTAGCGGTATACTTGTTAAGCATGG GCCAAAGGTAATTGATACTGAAGCTCGATTGCCTCCTTTGACCATCCTGCAAGAAGTCATCCAGTTCGATCCCCTGCAGCGTGTGACGTACAACGTCCTAGCAGCACTAATAGCAAGCAACGTTTATACTA GCGGTGGGGAGGACGTTGATTacttccttcaccctcgCAACATAGAATCGTTCAACCAAGTCGTCACCAATCTCCATCTCGCCTGCTTCTGGTACTCTGCTCGTGACATGGAAGCTGAAAATTGTCTAGCTCGTACACATGACTGGTTGAGAAATCACCCTCACTGCTCTGAACAGGTGCGGGAAAATCTGCAAGAAGCATgtcaacatcttcaaacTGCACTTGAAACGCCGGGCTGGATGGAATGGATGGAGAATGGGATTTCTATACCATGTGATGGCCCTTATTTGCCCCCTCTTATCAAGCAAGCCTGGTCAGACTCTTTCGACACTCAACCTGACATGATCGATGTCCACAGCCTCAATTCCCTGCGAGCTTTGAATGTAATGGGAGCTAACATACAAGAACTACATATGGCTGGCTGGCAACATAGGTCTCACAAGTGTGACTGGTTTTGGGAGGTTTTGACAAAGGGCGTTCCCAAACATGTCTTGGAAACTGACTTTGGAAGGAAAGCTGTCAAAGCTGTGGCTAAAttaaaaaataaaaagcatcgggaaggaaaagggcgaaCGACATCGGCAGCTCACGCGCCGAAAGCAGTACCCAGATCTCCCTCCAAGTTgacgaagaaaaggacagGCAGAGAAGGCGAAATAGATGATCGGCTAGACGAAGCTGGAATGAACGCCATAAGTATCGGGAGACAAGTTCCAAAATCAATAGATGAAGGTCCAAggcccttgcccttgactATTGTCACCAAAACTCGATCAGCCAAGGTCaatttcatcctccatgCAATCCTAGACGCCCCCAAAAATGACAAATTCGTTATTTTCGGGAATAACTACGAACTTGGCCACTTGACTGAGGCTTTGGATCTTCTAGACATCGCATC AACTTTTGTAGGGCATACACTTCACGTTCAAAATAGGAGACTGGCTCTAGATTACTTCGAGACGCCCGGAGTACGAGTCTGCTTAATGGACCTGAAGCTTGCGGCCCGAGGTTT GAATCTTGTTAGTGCCAATCGCGTCATTTTTCTGGGTCCAGTTTGGAGTTTGGATGTCCAAGCACAGGCTATCAAG CGAGTACATAGAATAGGTCAGACACGACCAACTCTTGTCCAAATACTTGTGACTGAGGGGACATTTGAGGAAGACATTGCGAGGCGATCTACAACAAGCAGATCTGCCGATGAAGAACAATTATACTCGCGAGCCATGATCGAA AACCCTCGCTTTGTTTatgcggagaagaagcagactTCTGCCTTCACCGTACGCTTTATTCCTAAAGGCCAAACACTTAATCCTTCCGAAAACCCTCGCGAAACCACTCAGACTGGTGCAGCAAATCTCAATTGGCAAAAAGTCGGCGACAATGCGAATGCCACAGCCATTTCAACTTCCCCTACTACCGTATTTGGTTCTTATGGTGCTTCCGACCAGTCAACTTTGGATTTTCCCAGATCTGTGCTtaagaaaagagaaggcgGCGGATTAGAAGGCACAGTAGCACGTAAGAAAGCACGAGTGACTTTTGCCTAG
- a CDS encoding NAD+ diphosphatase, putative, which produces MIKTACDSKSSIVGRIVNNILRQLSVKTPVTLSATRPLSKDPAIDQYSSFRRPSQYTAYMGDNIVNFYSGQPALNRVSFQRHISEKVNAHLQNPDTRFYLFKNFQPLVKKGDIGTPLYLQRKDVDHIVKDGFGIAPSNISPQAAKLYEATRLPPLAPLIFLGIDDRCDPTTNASPAVDHLNPQGTAYFAVDVTDIPLDEEKIGGEWGEARASGGAMEGWDAGVFAQARALVDWNGRNKFCPACGSSTYSLWAGWKRGCTSALNPTDGKECFSTKGLHNFAYPRTDPVIIMGILDSSGEKMLLGRQKSWPKGMYSCLAGFIEPGESFEDAVRREVLEEAGIEVGPVRYSSSQPWPFPANLMVGCFGRAKDGQIIRMDLDNELEDAQWFPRSAIAAIISHPDGSSYTPAELKKLEDKSASNQTTAAALAPAERKPGDVSSSSGHEMGVTRLPPATAIAGVLIREWAKGGLDLVSKL; this is translated from the exons ATGATCAAGACTGCTT GTGACTCGAAGTCATCCATTGTTGGTAGAATTGTCAACAATATTCTTCGGCAATTGTCTGTCAAAACACCGGTTACGCTTTCTGCAACAAGACCACTCTCAAAAGATCCTGCAATCGACCAATACTCCTCATTTCGTCGCCCGTCTCAATACACCGCATACATGGGAGATAACATAGTCAA TTTCTACTCAGGGCAGCCAGCTCTGAACCGCGTGTCCTTTCAGCGACATATTTCTGAGAAGGTCAACGCCCATCTACAGAATCCGGATACTAGGTTCTACCTCTTCAA AAATTTCCAACCTCTTGTCAAAAAGGGGGATATTGGGACTCCACTTTATCTGCAGCGCAAGGATGTAGATCATATTGTGAAAGACGGGTTTGGCATCGC GCCTTCGAACATTTCTCCACAAGCCGCAAAGCTTTACGAGGCCACTCGACTCCCTCCCCTTGCCcccttgatcttcttgggTATAGATGACCGTTGTGACCCGACGACCAACGCTTCGCCAGCGGTCGACCATCTGAACCCCCAAGGCACTGCCTACTTTGCGGTAGATGTCACTGATATACccttggatgaagaaaagatcggCGGCGAATGGGGCGAGGCCAGAGCTAGCGGTGGCGCaatggaaggatgggatgCAGGAGTGTTTGCGCAAGCGAGAGCATTAGTGGATTGGAATGGGCGCAACAAA TTCTGTCCCGCATGTGGCTCTTCTACCTATTCTTTGTGGGCAGGGTGGAAAAGAGGCTGCACATCAGCTCTTAACCCAACTGACGGAAAGGAATGTTTTTCCACCAAGGGGTTGCATAACTTTGCGTATCCGCGAACGGATCCCGTCATTATTATGGGCATTTTGGATTCCAGCGGCGAAAAAATGTTGCTGGGCAGACAAAAATCATGGCCAAAAG GAATGTACTCGTGTTTAGCCGGTTTCATCGAACCTGGAGAGTCGTTTGAGGACGCTGTGCGAAGAGAAGTCTTAGAAGAGGCAGGCATTGAAGTCGGGCCTGTTAGATA CTCCTCAAGTCAGCCTTGGCCGTTCCCCGCCAACCTCATGGTCGGCTGTTTTGGTCGTGCAAAGGATGGCCAGATTATCAGGATGGATCTTGATAACGAGCTGGAGG ACGCACAATGGTTCCCCCGTTCTGCAATCGCAGCCATCATTTCCCACCCAGATGGTAGCTCTTACACCCCCGCAGAGCTGAAGAAACTCGAAGACAAAAGCGCATCTAATCAAACCACTGCTGCAGCGCTTGCGCCCGCCGAAAGGAAACCTGGAGATGTTTCAAGTTCTTCCGGTCATGAGATGGGAGTTACGAGGCTACCACCTGCAACGGCCATCGCCGGAGTTTTGATTCGCGAATGGGCCAAGGGTGGCTTAGACCTGGTCAGCAAGCTTTAA
- a CDS encoding mitochondrial inner membrane protein, putative has protein sequence MACRYPFSPAKVAITRFFYPSPLSRSTTPLFCPPSCRIRVGNTSRMLTSSSSVASEDPKSEMAKFLASPNPKSSASEPGPSPHDVLSAPTSAGHISEAEETLSDQLRNPGSSSSSSPSQSSTNNLSSKNAPFKLSSTYSLPSNISVPPEVREHLIEWSKNVLEHSRYVIQEAQKKFVGLGLKVNEMTGYQEVERLKYMVFEKEDELQRLREHARTAKAAYDEAVAARSEAQRETNILLERKHSWTDADVSKFTSLVRSDHTSSHAVASTSIALKDAEIAVDKSFSQLMQVILQRYHEEQVWSDKIRSVSTWANVAGLAINFIIFVGAVLLVEPWKRKRLVEKLEERVASMMERVDHRLEGVEGHLERVAAGSASASAIKEQHSDAAIQGVEDMPSNSTANPLEFVSPQTIPLMAAVDPTINGSESQSDPFFTQTIRGFPNYLDPLVKPSQKRDLAVAGMAGAVAAWILIGAVRLVRA, from the exons ATGGCCTGCCGATATCCTTTTTCCCCTGCCAAAGTCGCGATCACGCGTTTCTTCTACCCATCACCCCTCTCTCGCTCTACTACGCCCCTATTTTGCCCGCCATCATGCCGAATTCGGGTAGGCAACACTAGCCGCATGCTTACTAGCTCTAGCTCTGTTGCTTCAGAGGATCCAAAGTCAGAAATGGCGAAATTTCTGGCAAGTCCGAACCCGAAGAGCTCCGCGTCAGAACCTGGACCAAGTCCTCATGATGTGTTATCAGCGCCAACTTCAGCTGGTCACATTTCAGAGGCTGAAGAAACACTGTCAGATCAACTGAGAAATCCTGgctcatcgtcatcttcatctccttcacaATCTTCAACAAATAACCTCTCCAGCAAAAATGCTCCGTTCAAACTCTCCTCAACATATTCCTTACCCTCGAACATCTCTGTTCCGCCAGAGGTTCGTGAACACTTGATAGAATGGAGCAAGAATGTACTAGAACATTCGCGTTACGTCATACAAGAAGCACAGAAGAAGTTTGTGGGGTTAGGATTGAAAGTTAACGAGATGACAGGGTATCAGGAGGTGGAACGACTGAAATATATGGTATTCGAAAAAG AGGACGAGCTTCAAAGGTTGCGTGAACATGCTCGAACCGCCAAGGCTGCTTATGATGAAGCTGTTGCTGCTCGTTCGGAAGCTCAACGCGAAACCAACATTCTGCTGGAACGCAAACATTCTTGGACCGATGCCGATGTCTCTAAGTTCACTTCTCTTGTCCGCTCTGATCATACCTCCTCCCATGCCGTGGCCTCGACATCTATCGCCCTCAAAGATGCCGAGATTGCTGTCGACAAATCTTTCTCTCAACTCATGCAGGTTATTTTACAACGGTATCACGAAGAGCAAGTTTGGAGTGACAAGATCAGGAGCGTCAGTACGTGGGCAAATGTAGCTGGTCTCGCTATCAACTTCATTATATTCGTCGGCGCGGTACTTTTGGTGGAACCATGGAAACGTAAGCGGCTGGTGGAAAAACtggaggagagggtggCGTCTATGATGGAAAGGGTGGACCACAGATTAGAAGGGGTAGAGGGTCATTTGGAAAGAGTAGCAGCTGGCTCTGCTTCAGCCAGTGCTATAAAAGAGCAGCATTCTGATGCTGCCATTCAAGGAGTGGAAGATATGCCGTCAAACTCAACAGCCAATCCATTAGAATTTGTTTCTCCCCAAACCATTCCTTTGATGGCTGCGGTCGATCCGACAATAAACGGATCAGAATCGCAAAGCGATCCTTTCTTTACTCAGACCATACGAGGATTTCCCAACTATCTAGATCCCTTAGTCAAACCTTCTCAGAAACGAGACTTGGCGGTAGCGGGAATGGCAGGGGCTGTTGCCGCTTGGATATTGATAGGAGCAGTGAGGTTAGTACGGGCATAA
- a CDS encoding iron ion homeostasis-related protein, putative, whose protein sequence is MSLATPAIIRRLAVSSRTAAPLLRAVSSNVTRTFASSSRQQLVASAPHSVGFRSTAVSGLRRKTSLLHMSPIIRQQRRTMFIQTETTPNEASLKFIPGVQVTNGAAHEFLDLRSALQSPLATRLLTIDGITGVFFGPDFVTCSKDDSYSWSILKPEVFAVLMEHFSSGASLFKEGSGESQAEDTRILDTDSEIVGMIKELLETRVRPAIMEDGGDIEYRGFDEDTGLVKLKLKGSCRGCSSSSVTLKNGIERMLTHYVPEVQSVEQVLDEEELIALDEFAKLEARLEKEQGGDKAGKSGKGDMSSYLSV, encoded by the exons ATGTCTCTAGCGACTCCAGCCATCATCCGCCGTCTCGCGGTATCCTCTCGCACGGCTGCTCCTCTTTTGCGAGCAGTTAGCTCCAATGTTACCCGAACATTCGCCAGTAGTTCTCGTCAGCAGTTGGTCGCTTCAGCACCTCATTCTGTCGGTTTTAGAAGTACAGCAGTATCTGGATTACGGCGCAAGACTTCTCTTCTGCATATGAGTCCTATTATTCGTCAACAGC GTCGTACTATGTTCATCCAGACAGAGACGACGCCCAATGAAGCATCTCTCAAATTTATTCCTGGTGTGCAAGTCACGAATGGTGCGGCTCACGAGTTTCTCGATCTTCGTTCCGCCCTTCAGTCCCCCCTCGCCACTCGTCTTCTCACCATTGACGGTATCACCGGCGTTTTCTTTGGTCCTGACTTCGTCACATGCTCCAAGGATGATTCATATTCATGGTCCATCCTTAAACCAGAAGTTTTCGCTGTTTTAATGGAGCATTTTTCTTCAGGTGCTTCATTGTTCAAAGAAGGTTCTGGAGAGTCACAAGCTGAAGACACTCGTATTCTGGACACTGATTCGGAGATCGTGGGAATGATCAAGGAGCTTTTGGAAACTCGAGTACGACCAGCCATAATGGAGGATGGCGGTGATATCGAGTATCGGGGCTTCGACGAAGACACTGGCCTAGTCAAGCTGAAGCTGAAGGGGAGTTGCCGAGGGTGCAGCTCAAGCAGTGTGACGTTGAAGAATGGCATTGAGAGGATGTTAACGCACTACGTTCCTGAGGTCCAATCGGTCGAGCAG GTtttggatgaggaagaactTATCGCTTTGGATGAGTTTGCCAAGCTCGAGGCAAGGCTAGAGAAGGAGCAAGGTGGTGACAAGGCAGGGAAGTctgggaagggaga TATGAGCTCTTATTTATCTGTTTAG
- a CDS encoding AP005220 putative acyl-CoA thiolesterase yields the protein MGEQLANHVTVTPHPIKPLTYLSQNLWVPSGARGVFGGQILAQAIMAATSSISPPLGLHSAHCYFLLPAQRDPEIEYRVEKLSDARSYSSRLVRAWQGEKEIFVLMASYALPPNPLPSDFGENNDKSHSKNGPKHSLAFSVDPPTHTPLGSRKVLPKFELPCPDNILPPSECEEDADFLERWIREREGKNKKIWEKKFFEEYIQERKSSPVSIARARRTSTQNDIATPPQVRMSWLRIKSVGPDRLNEETVKAMIAYMSDFQFIGTTARSVGLNQNSNPRLGMLASLDHAIHFYPFPDTFDPSAPLLHVMEAQAANLSSGRGIARGRIYTPDGHLIAATGQEGVVRAEGKGGKRKGLIEGGMDEADVRKNDAKAKL from the exons ATGGGCGAACAACTCGCCAACCACGTCACCGTTACGCCTCACCCCATCAAACCTCTCACCTACCTATCACAAAATCTTTGGGTTCCCTCCGGCGCCCGAGGGGTGTTTGGAGGTCAAATACTCGCCCAGGCTATCATGGCAGCGACTTCTTCTATATCTCCACCACTTGGCCTGCACAGTGCACATTGTTACTTCCTCTTGCCTGCCCAGCGTGATCCAGAGATTGAGTACAGAGTAGAAAAGCTTAGCGACGCAAGGTCTTACTCGTCCAGATTGGTCAGAGCTTGGcaaggggaaaaggaaataTTTGTTCTCATGGCCAGCTACGCATTACCTCCCAATCCTTTACCTTCCGACTTTGGAGAAAATAATGACAAGAGTCACTCCAAGAACGGGCCAAAGCACTCGTTGGCGTTTTCAGTGGACCCCCCTACACATACCCCTTTGGGAAGTAGGAAGGTCTTACCCAAATTCGAATTGCCCTGTCCTGATAACATATTACCACCATCAGaatgtgaagaagatgcggATTTTCTGGAGAGGTGGATACGAGAACGGGAGggcaagaacaagaaaatttgggagaagaaattCTTTGAAGAGTACATTCAG GAAAGGAAATCGTCACCAGTGTCCATAGCTCGTGCTCGTAGAACGTCTACACAGAACGATATAGCAACACCTCCCCAAGTGCGAATGAGTTGGTTGCGGATCAAGTCTGTAGGTCCAGACAGACTCAATGAAGAAACGGTCAAA GCTATGATAGCTTACATGTCAGACTTCCAATTCATTGGCACCACTGCACGTTCTGTCGGTCTCAATCAAAACTCAAATCCGCGCCTTGGTATGCTTGCTTCCCTAGATCATGCCATACATTTTTACCCTTTCCCGGATACCTTTGACCCCTCCGCGCCATTGTTACATGTCATGGAAGCTCAGGCTGCCAATCTTTCCTCGGGCAGAGGTATTGCTCGCGGAAGAATATACACTCCTGACGGACATCTAATTGCTGCAACGGGACAAGAAGGTGTAGTTCGGGCGGAAGGCAAGGGGGGTAAACGTAAGGGGCTCATAGAAGGTGGCATGGACGAAGCGGACGTGAGAAAAAATGACGCCAAGGCCAAACTATAG